Proteins from a genomic interval of Mycobacterium paragordonae:
- a CDS encoding SDR family NAD(P)-dependent oxidoreductase, with protein MTDDTTADRPEPKDLSACSALIVGGTAGIGLASARALATAGVPRIAVVGRNAERGRLAAKSIAEIGAAAHFIAGDAVDPDAATAIAAEAEQTLSGVDILMCTTAADVRPELFINIPTTDICRMLTQLALPSMHMAGAVLPGMRSRRFGVIANVASDAAKTATPGEAVIGAAKAAIVMFTRTIAIEEKRYGIRANALTPSLVHGTASTERITTEGFSAKLFARAAKQAELGVPTADDIAALTVFLCSPAAARLTGQAISVNGGISAA; from the coding sequence ATGACCGACGACACGACGGCTGACCGACCCGAGCCGAAAGACCTCAGCGCATGCTCGGCGCTGATAGTAGGTGGCACCGCCGGCATCGGACTTGCCTCCGCCCGCGCCCTGGCCACCGCCGGCGTACCCCGCATCGCGGTCGTCGGCCGCAACGCCGAACGCGGCCGGCTGGCCGCAAAGTCGATCGCCGAAATCGGTGCCGCCGCACACTTTATCGCCGGCGACGCCGTCGACCCGGACGCCGCCACCGCTATCGCGGCCGAGGCGGAACAGACCTTGTCCGGAGTCGACATCCTGATGTGCACCACTGCCGCAGATGTCCGGCCCGAACTGTTCATCAACATTCCGACGACCGACATCTGCCGCATGTTGACCCAACTGGCGCTGCCGTCGATGCACATGGCCGGTGCGGTGCTACCTGGTATGCGCAGCCGCAGATTCGGCGTCATCGCGAACGTGGCGTCCGACGCGGCAAAGACCGCTACGCCGGGAGAAGCGGTCATCGGTGCCGCCAAGGCCGCAATCGTGATGTTCACCCGAACCATCGCCATCGAAGAGAAGCGCTACGGCATCCGGGCCAACGCACTGACGCCGTCACTGGTGCACGGCACCGCTTCGACCGAACGCATCACGACCGAAGGGTTCAGCGCTAAATTGTTTGCCCGTGCGGCAAAACAGGCTGAGCTCGGCGTGCCGACCGCCGATGACATAGCCGCCCTGACGGTGTTCTTGTGCAGCCCGGCAGCCGCGCGGTTAACCGGTCAGGCGATCAGCGTGAACGGCGGGATCTCCGCGGCGTGA
- a CDS encoding helix-turn-helix domain-containing protein has protein sequence MVKQAATATKSNDWTLVERAEAAVAAATEHLGLTPAERPGGAVSSQLDDLRRRLEQRLASPPGPTDESASAELLVSILRLHCDLLDDALCRRAKDLTAIRNALGHLHGLSPREIIDAAPAVLSREFGFARTMISTVRGSVWLPRHLHIAEERIDLYSRPFHEFVAGAQIQLVDAPLETELIRKRCGALVRCPRDDKRTFKQIVDVSGCFGYIAAPIIVQGRAIGMLHADRPEPDGMVTMDHLDQLEAFAECLAATFESAVLHEKAEQQRVAVGNLCADVDELLGRSARSTWSMPGSTSGQRPNAHHHSNEPAVPSLTAREREIMSYVATGATNSQIARCLVISEGTVKSHLKHIARKLHTSSRAAAVAVFAGIATSQPGNSR, from the coding sequence ATGGTCAAGCAAGCGGCCACGGCCACGAAGAGCAACGACTGGACCCTCGTCGAGCGTGCCGAGGCAGCCGTTGCCGCCGCCACCGAGCATCTCGGTTTGACGCCTGCTGAACGGCCCGGCGGAGCGGTGAGCAGTCAATTAGACGATCTGCGGCGCCGCCTCGAGCAACGGCTGGCGTCGCCACCCGGTCCGACAGACGAATCGGCAAGTGCCGAACTGTTGGTTTCGATCCTGAGGCTGCACTGCGACCTCCTCGACGACGCTCTGTGCCGACGGGCGAAGGATCTGACCGCGATCCGTAACGCCCTGGGACACCTGCATGGCCTGTCGCCTCGCGAGATTATCGACGCGGCCCCTGCGGTATTGAGCCGTGAGTTCGGCTTCGCGCGGACGATGATTTCGACCGTGCGGGGTTCAGTCTGGTTGCCGCGCCACTTGCACATCGCGGAGGAACGGATTGACCTCTACTCGCGTCCGTTCCACGAATTTGTAGCCGGAGCGCAGATCCAACTGGTGGATGCTCCACTCGAGACAGAACTCATCCGCAAACGGTGCGGGGCTCTCGTGCGGTGTCCGAGAGACGACAAACGCACCTTCAAGCAAATCGTGGACGTGTCCGGCTGTTTCGGCTACATTGCGGCACCCATCATCGTCCAGGGCAGGGCAATTGGGATGCTGCACGCCGACCGCCCCGAACCCGACGGGATGGTGACGATGGATCATCTCGACCAGCTCGAGGCCTTCGCTGAGTGCCTGGCCGCGACGTTCGAGAGCGCGGTCCTGCACGAGAAGGCAGAGCAGCAGCGCGTCGCGGTCGGCAATCTGTGCGCGGACGTCGACGAATTACTCGGGCGCTCAGCACGATCGACGTGGTCGATGCCCGGGTCGACCTCCGGGCAGCGACCCAACGCTCACCATCACAGCAATGAACCTGCGGTCCCGTCATTAACCGCCCGGGAACGGGAAATCATGTCCTATGTTGCGACCGGGGCCACCAACAGCCAGATTGCGCGGTGCCTGGTGATCTCGGAAGGAACGGTCAAGTCTCACCTCAAACACATTGCCCGAAAGCTCCATACGTCCAGCAGGGCGGCGGCCGTCGCCGTCTTTGCCGGCATCGCCACTTCGCAACCGGGTAACTCGAGATGA
- a CDS encoding LuxR C-terminal-related transcriptional regulator, with amino-acid sequence MVGRLNHLNEQLCGASGALRSSDAANLDEAITMTAATTDQLLVGERAIRDDAASPFGRSTLIEFLRAQVEAREMRAGNHLDVMRSLTDGIRRMKKAGSLQGLARQACTELCDALGFDYAMLSLVLDDGFVVEESGHGVGGPTVVPRRGCVAERDCIRLRNTIRTNEVDVPATPGYRELLGSSHYLVAPVIAESQVIALLHVSRGSEDVSVCDVDVLGTFAAAYSALHERMANTERVQHQRTSIARAAARLTDETDRIAAAAISLDVEHDNRVEPPTIAPDSALAATLSERERQVFERLVLGSANAEIAEELVITVETVKTHVKRILRKIGAINRSEAIALYMEARTRPGRHNVLR; translated from the coding sequence ATGGTGGGCCGGCTCAATCATCTGAACGAACAGCTTTGTGGCGCTTCAGGTGCGCTGCGATCGAGCGATGCGGCAAACCTCGATGAGGCCATCACGATGACGGCGGCAACTACTGATCAACTGCTGGTCGGCGAACGCGCCATCCGCGATGACGCCGCGTCACCGTTCGGGCGCAGTACGTTGATTGAATTCCTTCGGGCGCAAGTGGAAGCGCGCGAGATGAGAGCCGGGAATCACCTCGACGTGATGCGGTCTTTGACCGACGGTATTCGCCGCATGAAGAAGGCCGGCTCACTGCAAGGACTGGCCCGGCAAGCCTGCACTGAACTGTGTGACGCGCTCGGATTCGACTACGCAATGCTGTCGCTGGTGCTCGACGACGGCTTCGTTGTCGAAGAGTCGGGCCACGGCGTCGGCGGCCCCACCGTTGTCCCGCGTCGCGGCTGCGTGGCCGAGCGGGACTGTATTCGCTTGCGCAACACCATTCGAACGAATGAGGTCGACGTACCCGCGACACCCGGCTATCGGGAACTGCTGGGCTCCTCGCACTATCTCGTAGCTCCGGTGATCGCCGAATCACAGGTGATCGCACTGCTGCACGTGAGCCGGGGCAGCGAGGACGTCTCCGTCTGTGACGTCGACGTCCTCGGTACATTCGCCGCCGCCTATTCGGCGCTGCACGAGCGAATGGCGAATACCGAACGGGTGCAGCACCAGCGGACCTCGATCGCCCGCGCGGCAGCGCGGTTGACCGATGAAACGGACCGCATCGCCGCGGCGGCCATCAGTCTGGACGTCGAACACGACAATCGTGTCGAGCCGCCGACCATAGCGCCGGATTCCGCGCTGGCGGCGACGCTTTCGGAACGTGAACGGCAGGTGTTCGAGAGGCTGGTCCTGGGTTCCGCGAATGCCGAGATCGCGGAGGAACTCGTGATCACCGTCGAGACGGTCAAGACGCACGTGAAGCGAATTCTACGGAAAATCGGCGCCATCAATCGCTCAGAGGCGATCGCCCTCTACATGGAGGCCAGAACCAGGCCTGGGCGACACAACGTATTGCGTTGA
- a CDS encoding alpha/beta fold hydrolase, translated as MATAPDAFGYQAADGRRLAGFRWTSDDGKTASGVVVLVHGMGEHLRRYDHVADALTAHGYVVYGHDHRGHGASLSDGDEPGRLGDHGWSALVDDLNLVIAQAKSDHPGLPVVLVAHSMGSFATQQYLLDHGSDVDAVALTGTAALDLLEPALDLSSDLDLSAFNAPFRPARTDFDWLTREESVVDAYIADQLCGFGIDAESVAEMFIGARRLAESAEVALMPHDLPMYLAVGSKDPVNGELSLFWPLVDRYREAGLNDVTVRIYDDGRHEILNEINRADVIEDLIQWLQRVSARPAARTRP; from the coding sequence ATGGCAACGGCTCCGGACGCGTTCGGCTACCAGGCCGCAGACGGCAGGCGGCTCGCCGGTTTTCGCTGGACATCCGATGACGGAAAGACGGCCTCCGGTGTCGTCGTGCTCGTGCACGGCATGGGCGAGCACTTGCGCCGATACGACCACGTCGCCGACGCGCTGACAGCTCACGGTTATGTGGTGTACGGGCACGACCACCGCGGTCACGGCGCTTCCCTGTCCGACGGTGACGAGCCCGGCCGACTCGGGGACCATGGCTGGTCCGCACTGGTCGACGATTTGAATTTGGTTATCGCCCAAGCGAAATCAGACCATCCTGGACTGCCAGTCGTGCTGGTCGCCCACAGCATGGGTTCGTTTGCGACGCAACAGTATCTGCTGGATCACGGCAGCGACGTCGACGCGGTCGCCCTCACCGGCACGGCCGCCCTCGACCTTCTGGAACCGGCTCTGGACCTGTCCAGCGACCTGGACCTGTCCGCCTTCAATGCCCCCTTCCGCCCGGCGCGCACCGATTTCGATTGGCTTACGCGCGAGGAATCGGTCGTCGACGCGTACATCGCCGATCAGCTCTGCGGATTCGGCATCGACGCTGAATCGGTCGCAGAGATGTTCATCGGTGCCCGGCGCCTCGCCGAGTCCGCCGAGGTGGCACTCATGCCCCACGACCTACCGATGTACCTGGCGGTCGGGTCCAAGGACCCCGTCAACGGCGAGCTTTCCCTGTTCTGGCCGCTGGTCGATCGCTACCGCGAAGCCGGCCTCAACGACGTGACCGTTCGCATATACGACGACGGCCGACATGAGATTCTCAACGAGATCAACCGCGCTGACGTGATCGAGGACCTCATCCAGTGGTTACAGCGGGTATCAGCGCGACCCGCGGCAAGGACGAGACCATGA
- a CDS encoding acyl-CoA dehydrogenase family protein encodes MISFEFTPDQVAFQKTLTDFSRKVLLPGYRDRAASTEFPFDILRQLGELGVLGIGLPEEYGGTGAEDPVTLGLATETLAYGDVNLASAPVQVGLIGSQLMHGTEEVQQRYLPAMIEGRENVAIALTEPGSGSDAGGMTTVARPVKGGWTLSGEKTAISWAMHSSAALVYAREPGTTGARGVSCYLVPLDADKVSVHHMRGMGCLPLGWGSIHLDDVFVPASHLIGEPGRGFHAVMSHFDFSRAALGLLCLGAAQASLDEAAVYATQRHAFGKPIADNQGVSFLLAEHATYLEAARWLCYRALWLRQEGKPHTALASMGKWWPPAVAKDAIEAAMRIHGNLGYATEFPLQQRFRDVMAYLVADGTAEIQKRVIAKDILARKSTSF; translated from the coding sequence ATGATTTCGTTCGAATTCACCCCTGATCAGGTCGCATTTCAGAAGACCCTCACCGACTTCTCCCGCAAAGTCCTGCTCCCCGGCTACCGTGACCGTGCCGCGTCCACCGAGTTTCCGTTCGACATCCTGCGCCAGCTCGGCGAGCTCGGCGTGCTGGGGATCGGGCTGCCGGAGGAATACGGCGGCACCGGAGCCGAGGACCCGGTGACGCTCGGACTGGCCACCGAGACGCTTGCCTACGGAGATGTGAACCTTGCATCCGCGCCGGTGCAGGTCGGCCTGATCGGCTCGCAGCTGATGCATGGGACCGAAGAAGTCCAACAGCGCTATCTGCCGGCGATGATCGAGGGCCGGGAAAACGTCGCGATCGCGCTGACCGAACCCGGCTCGGGCTCCGACGCCGGCGGAATGACCACCGTGGCGAGACCGGTCAAGGGCGGATGGACGCTGAGCGGGGAGAAGACCGCGATCTCCTGGGCCATGCACTCTTCCGCCGCGCTGGTCTACGCACGTGAGCCAGGCACCACTGGCGCCAGGGGCGTGAGCTGCTACCTGGTACCCCTCGACGCGGACAAGGTCAGCGTGCACCACATGCGTGGCATGGGGTGCCTGCCGCTGGGGTGGGGCTCGATTCATCTTGACGACGTGTTCGTCCCGGCGTCACATCTGATCGGCGAACCCGGACGTGGATTCCACGCCGTGATGAGTCACTTCGACTTCAGCCGCGCCGCGCTCGGATTGTTGTGCCTCGGCGCCGCCCAGGCCAGCCTCGACGAAGCCGCCGTCTACGCGACTCAGCGGCACGCGTTCGGTAAACCCATTGCCGACAACCAAGGGGTTTCGTTCCTGCTCGCCGAGCACGCTACCTACCTCGAGGCCGCCCGCTGGCTGTGCTATCGCGCGCTCTGGCTTCGCCAAGAGGGCAAGCCACACACCGCACTCGCCTCGATGGGCAAGTGGTGGCCACCCGCGGTCGCCAAGGACGCCATCGAAGCCGCGATGAGAATCCACGGCAATCTCGGTTATGCCACCGAATTCCCGCTGCAGCAACGCTTTCGCGACGTGATGGCGTACCTTGTCGCCGACGGAACAGCGGAGATACAAAAACGCGTGATCGCGAAGGACATCCTGGCCCGCAAGAGCACATCATTCTGA
- a CDS encoding TetR/AcrR family transcriptional regulator, whose product MTTTRTAQKQGQARRDQLRGQVLSIVEQQLQSGKTFAEINVADVVAEAGISRSTFYAYFVDKFTLLRIWYDEFTQVVLGAVQAWWSLDGTATKEDVRAALERIMDAYRAHPELLAATHETIGNDHGVREAVDDAMRRYIDGLRTHIEAGQAGGFIDRSLPAAETAYWLQWMAERGLHRMLRTESESSQKRLAEAYAGIVWNSLYAPARRNGR is encoded by the coding sequence ATGACAACCACGAGAACCGCCCAGAAACAGGGCCAGGCGCGTCGTGATCAGCTCCGCGGGCAGGTGTTGTCGATCGTGGAGCAGCAGCTGCAGTCAGGCAAGACGTTCGCAGAGATCAATGTCGCCGACGTGGTCGCCGAGGCCGGGATCTCGCGTTCGACCTTCTACGCCTACTTCGTCGACAAGTTCACCTTGCTACGCATTTGGTACGACGAGTTCACGCAGGTGGTTCTTGGCGCGGTGCAGGCTTGGTGGTCGCTGGACGGCACCGCGACCAAGGAGGACGTGCGCGCTGCTTTGGAACGGATCATGGACGCCTACCGTGCTCACCCCGAGTTGCTTGCCGCCACTCACGAAACTATCGGCAACGATCATGGGGTGCGCGAGGCGGTCGACGACGCAATGCGCCGTTACATCGACGGGCTGCGGACGCACATTGAAGCGGGGCAGGCCGGCGGGTTCATCGACCGGTCGTTGCCCGCCGCAGAAACCGCGTATTGGCTGCAATGGATGGCCGAACGTGGCCTGCACCGGATGTTGCGCACAGAGTCGGAATCGAGCCAGAAGCGGTTGGCAGAGGCGTACGCCGGCATTGTGTGGAACTCGCTTTATGCACCCGCCCGGCGCAACGGCAGATAG
- a CDS encoding quinone oxidoreductase family protein encodes MHAIVMQEFGSPAVLRPDEFPDPPARPGWVTVALRASALNWHDVLVRQGRYGSPLPHIIGADGAGVRTDTGEEVVVLPSLNWGARDDAPANGWEILGDHTLGTYAELVSVPADCLAAKPAGLSWAEAAALPLVGVTTYRALFTRGRLRSGESMLVVGAGGGIATMTIALAVAAGASITVTSSSAETIERAVSAGAQGGVLHSESDWPEQARAMSPGDGGFDLVLDPVGRWNESVRALRPGGRLVVLGANAAQTAPMDVRSFYFGQFDLLGTTMGSSRDFAGLLDMFERCSVRAPVIDREFPLDRAAEAHEHLERDRTFGKCVLMHG; translated from the coding sequence ATGCACGCGATCGTCATGCAGGAGTTCGGTAGCCCCGCGGTGTTGCGACCGGACGAATTTCCCGACCCGCCCGCACGCCCGGGCTGGGTGACGGTCGCCCTGCGCGCCAGCGCCCTGAACTGGCACGATGTTCTCGTACGCCAAGGCCGCTACGGTTCTCCGCTGCCGCACATCATCGGTGCCGACGGCGCCGGCGTGCGCACCGACACGGGCGAAGAAGTAGTAGTGCTGCCATCACTGAACTGGGGCGCCCGCGACGACGCACCCGCTAACGGGTGGGAAATCCTGGGCGACCACACCCTTGGTACCTACGCCGAATTGGTCAGCGTGCCGGCCGACTGCCTGGCCGCCAAGCCCGCCGGGCTCAGCTGGGCGGAGGCTGCCGCCCTTCCGCTGGTGGGGGTGACGACATACCGGGCGCTGTTCACCCGCGGACGGCTGCGCTCGGGTGAGTCGATGCTGGTAGTCGGCGCCGGCGGCGGGATCGCCACCATGACGATCGCGTTGGCGGTCGCCGCCGGAGCCAGCATCACGGTGACCTCCTCCTCGGCGGAAACGATCGAGCGGGCCGTTTCCGCGGGCGCCCAAGGCGGCGTGCTGCACAGCGAATCGGATTGGCCCGAGCAAGCCCGCGCGATGTCACCCGGTGACGGCGGCTTCGACCTGGTTCTCGACCCGGTCGGTCGCTGGAACGAGTCCGTGCGTGCGCTGCGGCCCGGTGGGCGACTCGTCGTGCTTGGCGCCAATGCCGCACAGACCGCGCCGATGGACGTCCGCAGTTTCTATTTCGGACAATTTGACCTGCTCGGAACAACGATGGGCAGCAGCAGAGACTTCGCCGGCCTGCTCGACATGTTCGAGCGCTGCTCGGTGCGTGCGCCGGTGATCGACCGCGAGTTCCCCCTCGATCGGGCTGCCGAAGCACACGAACATCTCGAGCGTGACCGCACTTTCGGCAAGTGCGTACTGATGCACGGCTAG